One Thermococcus kodakarensis KOD1 genomic window carries:
- a CDS encoding MBL fold metallo-hydrolase, whose protein sequence is MRVIPLASESLGVRSLATFVEAGGLRILIDPGVALGPKRYGLPPAEVELKTLQQMRKKLQGYARKADIVTISHYHYDHHTPFFEGLYESSSEDYAREIYAGKILFIKHPTENINFSQRKRAWAFLKNAEAIAKKIEYADGRSFDLGGVTIEFSPAVPHGSEGSKLGFVVMVLIDDGSKRVIHASDIQLLNRRSVKWIIEKNPDLLITGGPPTYLGPRATGSWETGVKNLNEIILETNAEVILDHHIVRDKRYPEFFDELEKRPKTFAGYLKVEDRPLEAYRRELHKIEKGEGAEVPFRL, encoded by the coding sequence ATGAGGGTCATCCCACTCGCATCTGAAAGCCTTGGGGTTAGGAGCCTGGCGACCTTCGTTGAAGCTGGGGGGCTGAGGATACTGATTGATCCGGGTGTAGCACTCGGCCCGAAGCGCTACGGCCTCCCTCCTGCGGAAGTCGAGCTTAAAACTCTCCAGCAGATGAGGAAGAAACTGCAAGGCTACGCGAGGAAGGCCGACATCGTGACTATCTCCCACTACCACTACGACCATCATACCCCCTTCTTTGAAGGCCTCTACGAGAGCTCCAGCGAGGATTACGCGAGGGAAATCTATGCGGGAAAGATTCTCTTCATCAAACACCCTACCGAAAACATCAACTTCAGCCAGAGAAAGAGGGCATGGGCATTCCTCAAGAACGCAGAGGCGATAGCGAAGAAGATCGAGTACGCGGACGGGAGAAGCTTCGACCTTGGCGGCGTTACAATCGAGTTTTCACCGGCAGTACCGCATGGAAGCGAGGGAAGTAAGCTCGGCTTCGTCGTGATGGTTCTCATCGACGATGGCTCCAAAAGGGTAATCCACGCCAGTGATATTCAACTGCTGAACAGGAGATCTGTCAAGTGGATAATCGAAAAGAACCCCGACCTGCTCATAACCGGCGGACCCCCAACTTATCTCGGCCCGAGAGCAACGGGATCGTGGGAAACCGGCGTTAAGAACCTCAACGAGATAATCCTGGAGACGAACGCGGAGGTAATCCTCGACCACCACATAGTTCGCGACAAGCGCTATCCTGAGTTCTTCGACGAGCTGGAAAAAAGGCCGAAGACCTTCGCCGGCTACCTTAAGGTTGAAGATAGGCCGCTTGAAGCATACAGGCGGGAGCTCCACAAGATAGAGAAAGGAGAAGGGGCTGAGGTTCCTTTCAGACTGTAA
- the gltA gene encoding NADPH-dependent glutamate synthase produces MAVRRKLIKERVPTPEVPVEERIKSFVEVNLGYDFASAVKEAERCLQCPVEYAPCIKGCPVHINIPGFISKLVEYRDNPDKAVREALRIIWNDNTLPAVTGRVCPQEDQCEGVCVMGKVGDPINIGKLERFVADYARKHGIEEELLCEFEERCTGELGKVAVVGAGPAGLTAAGELAKMGYKVTIFEALHKPGGVLAYGIPEFRLPKEILDQELAKLKRLGVEIRTDHVVGRTVTIEELLQEYDAVFIGTGAGTPKLLNVPGILLDRIYSANEFLTRVNLMKAYEFPEYDTPIAIGKKTIVIGAGNTAMDAARSALRLGSEVTIAYRRGREDMTARIEEIKHAEEEGVKFEFFLQPVEFIGDENGRVKAVKFEKMRPLDERDARGKRKIVGTGEYVTLEADTVIIAIGLEPNRIITETPGLKTNTNGTLVVDENLMTSIPGVFAGGDAIRGEATVILAMGDGKKAAKAIHEYIQAKRKANA; encoded by the coding sequence ATGGCCGTTAGAAGGAAGCTCATCAAGGAGAGGGTCCCAACCCCTGAAGTTCCGGTTGAAGAGAGGATAAAGAGCTTCGTGGAGGTCAACCTCGGCTACGACTTCGCATCGGCAGTTAAAGAGGCGGAAAGGTGCCTCCAGTGTCCGGTGGAGTACGCTCCGTGCATCAAGGGCTGTCCGGTTCACATCAACATTCCAGGATTCATAAGCAAGCTCGTTGAGTATCGCGACAACCCTGACAAGGCCGTTAGGGAAGCTCTGAGGATAATCTGGAACGACAATACCCTACCCGCTGTAACCGGAAGGGTCTGCCCCCAGGAAGACCAGTGTGAGGGCGTCTGTGTGATGGGCAAGGTCGGAGACCCGATTAACATCGGCAAGCTCGAGAGGTTTGTCGCGGATTATGCGAGGAAGCATGGAATAGAAGAAGAGCTTCTCTGCGAGTTCGAGGAGAGATGCACGGGAGAACTTGGAAAGGTGGCCGTCGTTGGTGCTGGCCCCGCTGGCCTCACCGCCGCTGGAGAGCTCGCGAAGATGGGATACAAGGTTACAATCTTCGAGGCACTCCATAAGCCCGGAGGAGTCCTCGCCTATGGCATTCCTGAGTTCCGCCTTCCGAAGGAGATACTTGATCAAGAGCTGGCCAAGCTCAAGCGTCTTGGTGTCGAGATAAGGACGGACCACGTTGTTGGGAGGACTGTTACCATTGAGGAACTCCTTCAGGAGTACGACGCCGTCTTCATCGGGACTGGAGCGGGAACGCCTAAGCTTCTCAACGTTCCAGGGATACTGCTCGACAGGATTTACTCGGCCAACGAGTTCCTCACGAGGGTCAACCTCATGAAGGCCTACGAGTTCCCAGAATACGACACGCCGATAGCAATTGGAAAGAAGACGATAGTTATAGGCGCCGGAAACACCGCAATGGACGCGGCCCGTTCGGCCCTCAGGCTGGGAAGCGAGGTTACCATAGCCTACCGCCGCGGAAGGGAGGACATGACGGCTCGTATAGAGGAGATCAAGCACGCCGAGGAGGAGGGCGTTAAGTTCGAGTTCTTCCTCCAGCCGGTTGAGTTCATAGGCGACGAGAACGGAAGAGTCAAGGCTGTGAAGTTCGAGAAGATGAGACCCCTCGATGAGAGGGACGCCAGGGGCAAGAGAAAGATAGTCGGTACCGGCGAGTATGTAACCCTCGAAGCGGACACTGTCATCATAGCAATCGGCCTCGAGCCGAACAGGATCATCACCGAGACCCCCGGCCTCAAGACGAACACCAACGGAACGCTCGTTGTGGATGAGAACCTCATGACCAGCATACCGGGTGTCTTCGCAGGTGGCGATGCGATAAGGGGCGAGGCGACCGTCATCTTGGCTATGGGCGATGGAAAGAAGGCTGCGAAGGCAATCCACGAATACATACAGGCGAAGAGAAAAGCAAACGCCTGA
- a CDS encoding sulfide/dihydroorotate dehydrogenase-like FAD/NAD-binding protein, translating to MGYKITAKENLSVIDFFMEVEAPHVARSWKPGQFIVLIVDEKGERVPMSVYYADKDTGRVGMFIRRHGVTTFKLWYEKQVGDELLSVAGPLGKPIEVKHYGNVVFAADAVCAQAECYATLKAMKEAGNYTIAIHSFETKDHVYPEKFLSKPVADEFYITTEDGSVGRKGHYLDVLKELIEQDKVDIVFAGGKLGSLKKLAELTRPYGIPTITTVRQIMVDGTGMCGSCRILYDGEVKFACRDGPMFDAHKVDWDDVIRRDSRFAEQQALARERYLAKLREKGVI from the coding sequence GTGGGATATAAGATAACGGCCAAGGAGAACCTTTCAGTGATAGACTTCTTCATGGAGGTTGAAGCGCCGCACGTGGCCCGCTCTTGGAAGCCGGGACAGTTTATAGTCCTCATCGTGGACGAGAAGGGCGAAAGGGTGCCGATGTCGGTTTACTATGCGGATAAGGACACTGGAAGGGTGGGCATGTTCATAAGGCGCCACGGCGTCACGACCTTCAAGCTCTGGTACGAGAAGCAGGTTGGAGACGAGCTTCTGAGCGTTGCCGGGCCGCTTGGGAAGCCAATTGAAGTCAAACACTACGGCAACGTTGTTTTTGCAGCCGATGCCGTCTGTGCCCAAGCTGAGTGCTATGCCACACTCAAGGCGATGAAGGAGGCGGGCAACTACACCATAGCGATTCACAGCTTCGAGACCAAAGACCACGTCTATCCTGAAAAGTTCCTCTCGAAGCCGGTTGCCGATGAATTCTACATAACGACCGAGGACGGGAGCGTTGGAAGGAAGGGCCACTATCTTGACGTCTTAAAGGAGCTGATCGAGCAGGACAAGGTTGACATCGTTTTCGCGGGTGGAAAGTTGGGAAGCCTCAAGAAGCTCGCCGAACTCACCAGGCCCTACGGCATCCCCACGATAACGACGGTGAGGCAGATAATGGTGGATGGAACCGGGATGTGCGGTTCGTGCAGGATTCTCTACGACGGCGAGGTAAAGTTCGCCTGTAGGGACGGGCCAATGTTCGATGCCCACAAGGTTGACTGGGACGACGTGATAAGGAGAGACTCCCGCTTTGCCGAGCAGCAGGCCCTCGCGAGGGAAAGATACCTCGCCAAGCTCCGCGAGAAGGGGGTGATCTGA
- a CDS encoding 4-phosphopantoate--beta-alanine ligase translates to MVNIPKSHPRYWSLYYREKIIEGMEKGMTAKAGLIAHGRGEAFDYLIGERTIEPAERAMRAAVAKFLLAEHPVISVNGNVAALVPKETIELAKALNAKLEINLFYRTEERVRTIAEELRKYDPEIEILGINPTKRIPGLEHERGKVDENGIWKADVVLVPLEDGDRTEALVRMGKFVVTVDLNPLSRSARMADITIVDNIVRAYPRMVELAREMKDYSREELLKIVGEYDNGKTLSDVLLHIRDRLTRLAEEGIWRRKELE, encoded by the coding sequence ATGGTGAACATCCCGAAGAGTCACCCACGCTACTGGAGCCTCTACTACCGCGAAAAGATAATCGAAGGAATGGAGAAGGGAATGACTGCCAAAGCTGGACTAATAGCCCACGGACGTGGAGAGGCCTTCGACTACCTGATCGGTGAGAGGACGATAGAACCAGCTGAGAGGGCCATGAGAGCTGCCGTTGCGAAGTTCCTTCTGGCTGAGCATCCAGTAATCTCAGTGAACGGAAACGTTGCTGCCCTCGTTCCAAAGGAAACGATAGAGCTGGCAAAGGCCCTCAACGCGAAGCTTGAGATAAACCTCTTCTACCGCACGGAGGAGAGGGTTAGGACCATAGCAGAGGAGCTTAGGAAGTACGACCCGGAGATAGAGATACTCGGCATCAACCCGACGAAGAGAATCCCCGGCCTTGAGCACGAGCGCGGGAAGGTCGATGAAAACGGCATCTGGAAAGCCGACGTTGTTCTTGTCCCGCTCGAAGACGGCGACAGGACGGAAGCGCTTGTGAGGATGGGCAAGTTCGTCGTTACCGTTGACCTGAACCCTCTCTCGCGGAGCGCCAGGATGGCCGACATAACGATAGTAGACAACATTGTAAGGGCTTATCCAAGAATGGTAGAGCTCGCGAGGGAGATGAAGGACTACAGCAGGGAAGAACTCCTCAAGATTGTCGGGGAATACGACAACGGCAAAACCCTCAGCGACGTGCTGCTCCACATAAGGGACAGGCTAACGAGGCTGGCTGAGGAGGGGATATGGAGGAGAAAGGAGCTTGAGTGA
- a CDS encoding cysteine synthase family protein: MSFAKLEFFNPFSRSIKDRAVFNLVMKALKRGDINGTRRLFEATSGNVGIAMAAISNIFNVEFRAYLPKPTPDATVTLLKVLGAEVVKTDFEVIDREMIEFVRDEAEKAGAVNLNQFENDDNFEAHYRYTAREIDEQLRSIGVSPDVIVAGVGTSGHIAGIAKYFKERYDTKVIGVVPAKNEKIPGIKRLETRPKWFFDAGIDEVVEVTQREAIEGSIQVARREGILIGLSSGAVVSALEKVRDRYPGTAILILPDDAFKYVEVFEKYLRECQ; the protein is encoded by the coding sequence ATGTCTTTTGCCAAGCTGGAATTCTTTAACCCCTTCAGCAGGAGCATAAAGGACAGGGCTGTTTTTAACCTCGTTATGAAGGCTCTGAAGCGCGGGGACATTAACGGCACCAGGCGGCTTTTCGAGGCAACTTCTGGAAACGTTGGAATAGCAATGGCAGCGATATCGAACATTTTTAACGTTGAATTCAGGGCCTATCTGCCGAAGCCGACTCCAGACGCGACAGTAACCCTTCTGAAAGTCCTCGGGGCAGAGGTCGTGAAGACGGACTTCGAGGTAATTGACAGGGAAATGATTGAATTCGTCAGGGATGAGGCGGAGAAAGCTGGGGCAGTGAACCTGAACCAGTTCGAGAACGACGACAACTTTGAGGCCCACTACAGGTACACCGCGAGGGAGATAGACGAACAGCTCAGGAGCATAGGAGTAAGCCCTGACGTAATAGTCGCTGGAGTCGGAACATCTGGACACATAGCGGGTATTGCAAAGTACTTCAAGGAGCGCTACGACACGAAAGTCATTGGGGTGGTTCCAGCTAAGAACGAGAAGATTCCGGGCATAAAACGGCTCGAAACAAGGCCTAAGTGGTTTTTTGACGCTGGCATTGATGAGGTCGTCGAGGTAACACAGAGGGAAGCGATTGAGGGCTCCATCCAGGTGGCTAGGAGGGAAGGCATCTTAATAGGCCTCAGCTCTGGTGCCGTAGTCAGTGCCCTTGAGAAGGTCAGGGACAGGTATCCCGGAACGGCGATCCTGATACTTCCAGATGACGCGTTTAAGTACGTTGAGGTGTTTGAGAAATACCTACGTGAATGCCAGTGA
- a CDS encoding helix-turn-helix domain-containing protein gives MLEKEKEALAKRIAGEITLSSDPGKTMRKWREIFGISQTELADYLGVSSSVISDYEGGRRKSPGASTIRKFVEALIEIDEKRGGNVIRAFSKTIEGELPTDAILDIREFAVPVPIRAVVEAVKGEVAANHDLLDRKIYGYTVVDSIRAILEMSSEEFLKLYGWTTERALVFTKVTTGRSPMIAVRVQGLKPAVIVLHGVKRLDELAVKLAERERIPLVVSKASNENELINGLRKLVEKTEKEF, from the coding sequence ATGCTGGAGAAAGAAAAGGAAGCCCTTGCCAAGAGGATCGCGGGAGAGATAACACTTTCTTCTGACCCCGGTAAGACCATGAGAAAGTGGCGCGAGATATTTGGGATAAGCCAGACCGAGCTTGCGGATTACCTTGGAGTCTCATCCTCCGTCATCAGCGATTATGAGGGTGGGAGGAGAAAAAGTCCCGGTGCTTCAACGATAAGAAAGTTCGTTGAGGCCCTCATTGAAATTGATGAGAAAAGGGGCGGGAACGTCATAAGAGCCTTCAGCAAGACCATCGAGGGCGAACTTCCGACGGATGCTATTCTCGATATTCGCGAGTTTGCGGTCCCCGTTCCGATAAGAGCCGTTGTTGAGGCCGTCAAGGGCGAGGTTGCGGCAAACCATGACCTTCTCGACAGAAAGATTTACGGTTACACGGTGGTTGACAGCATACGGGCGATCCTTGAGATGAGCAGCGAGGAATTTCTTAAGCTCTACGGATGGACTACTGAGAGGGCACTGGTGTTTACAAAGGTGACCACGGGCAGAAGCCCCATGATAGCAGTCCGCGTTCAGGGGCTTAAGCCAGCTGTGATAGTGCTGCACGGCGTCAAGAGGTTAGACGAGCTAGCGGTCAAGCTTGCTGAACGTGAAAGGATACCCCTCGTCGTCTCCAAGGCCTCAAACGAGAATGAACTAATCAACGGCCTCAGAAAGCTCGTTGAAAAAACTGAAAAGGAGTTTTGA